A genomic window from Streptomyces sp. 846.5 includes:
- a CDS encoding DNA repair ATPase → MGVEDGTFQILRTRLADRAAELGRRAAELNTRRQEVFGAPVLELAASARLRTAAEATACGIIAIRPGVLLLGTSAPGLAEGMLSLHDQDGRPLDPGTVPGLLDDERFHRDLAELLRYYRDARLVELVRTASGRLLAVFRTGEQDGDIRVLQWKVTDRQAEYLDNHGEREIPSPPVFELPWTTTGREHHDNGRVLIEGQVTVAATGGSLTVRSAVDGRELYTEPVDDPLQSLADAAVAYTVAAPLLVLCVRPYNEAADRYLVVNTRTGAVRRQDSLGQGARLLPAEQGLIFPGGYELADGTNRAFRTDGTDGLRFDAVLPSLGGEDLLYVLRRPGTAQVLLLSWNTVRREAAAPLHGAGYTLLPDGTLVLLKPDREPVRGHEVQLWHSPFASADAAVSQQVGEDPLERIGNADLVRGIADCLDVVRSASGADLVDAALILDACAKAADRHYWLGGAGLLEPLAELRDAAEQVGAEQARIGALAARAAEAVAAAREEAAALVRRSHGEPPTDADGWTELLGDLRRAQGRTRSCRDLPQLDLPALEAVEASLAAELESATERAFGYFAGPDAFVAPLAAAREAAESAAGLATAAEAGRLADRLAEQAEALATVTDLVTGAVTADPGAGTAVLLAIGEVLAAVNRARAILDSRRRSLLETEHRSAHAAESALLAQATTAALAAADSPAAADDQLARLLLRLDGLEARFAEAEDLAAELADRRESIQQAFAARRQTLLDQAAARAARLAASATRSLEALRRRLAGLGTAESIHAALAADPMALRVRSAAAELRSLDDRVRAQELEDGLTGAGQTAVRTLRDRADLSADGGATVRLGRHRFAVRREPVELTLLPDGDGLAFSVTGTGYRREAHDPGLLAGREFWTQPLVSESPVLYRSEYLATGLLDTATDESLEQQVRRAAEAAYDEGYERGVHDQDATLILGALLRLRAGAGLLQHPAEVRAAAQLFWAHGADEAQRRGWQRRARSLALARSTFGPAAALADLAAELSDAVARFGSANGLPQTPPAGDYLLEELADPTEGFAAGADARTLLDAFEETPGGPLLAADLRELADDLPSRHQLATAWLGAFAPDAIALPEAVSQLCAPELPRYPVDAPLSETVEGLLGSHPRIQDGRLTVRIDQLPYHAARFRTERVSAFRAFQRQRADALATERARLRLDDYRPRPLAGFVRNQLIDEVYLPLIGDNLAKQLGSLDSASADRSGLLLLLSPPGYGKSTLLEYVADRLGLLMVRVDGPALGAGTTSLDPDRAPDAAARREVEKIVFALEAGSNVLLHLDDIQHVSSDLLQKFIPLCDAQRRIEAVSDGRARSFDLRGRRFAVSLAGNPYTSSGQRFRIPDMLANRADVWNLGEVLTGREELFAQSFLENALAANPVLAPLAGSPAAELRLLVRMASGDPSAQADQLARPVQDLDRVLAVLARMRRVQQTVLDVNRAYIASAGQEEAARTEPPFLLQGSYRTMAALAARIDPVLNDAELEALVDDHYLAEAQTLGSAAEANLIRLALLRGRAGAEQTARWRQLCAEYKPADDKPADYAPAWSGHPNNRAPKAAVSRV, encoded by the coding sequence ATGGGCGTCGAGGACGGCACCTTCCAGATCCTGCGGACCCGGCTCGCGGACCGCGCGGCCGAGCTCGGCCGCCGGGCGGCGGAGCTGAACACCCGCCGGCAGGAGGTCTTCGGCGCCCCCGTGCTGGAGCTGGCGGCCTCGGCCCGGCTGCGCACCGCCGCCGAGGCCACCGCCTGCGGCATCATCGCGATCCGGCCCGGCGTCCTGCTGCTGGGGACGTCGGCGCCGGGCCTGGCCGAGGGCATGCTCTCGCTGCACGACCAGGACGGGCGGCCGCTGGACCCCGGCACCGTCCCCGGCCTGCTGGACGACGAGCGGTTCCACCGGGACCTGGCCGAGCTGCTGCGCTACTACCGCGACGCACGCCTGGTCGAGCTGGTCCGCACCGCTTCCGGCCGGCTGCTCGCGGTCTTCCGCACCGGTGAGCAGGACGGCGACATCCGGGTCCTGCAGTGGAAGGTGACCGACCGTCAGGCCGAGTACCTGGACAACCACGGCGAGCGGGAGATCCCCAGCCCGCCGGTCTTCGAACTGCCCTGGACCACCACCGGGCGCGAGCACCACGACAACGGCCGGGTCCTGATCGAGGGCCAGGTGACGGTGGCCGCCACCGGCGGCAGCCTGACCGTCCGCTCCGCGGTTGACGGGCGCGAGCTGTACACGGAGCCGGTCGACGACCCGCTGCAGAGCCTCGCCGACGCCGCCGTCGCCTACACCGTCGCCGCACCGCTGCTGGTGCTCTGCGTCCGCCCCTACAACGAGGCCGCCGACCGCTACCTGGTGGTCAACACCCGTACCGGCGCGGTCCGCAGGCAGGACTCGCTGGGCCAGGGGGCCCGGCTGCTGCCGGCCGAACAGGGCCTGATCTTCCCCGGCGGCTACGAGCTCGCCGACGGCACCAACCGCGCCTTCCGCACCGACGGCACCGACGGGCTGCGCTTCGACGCCGTGCTGCCCTCGCTGGGCGGCGAGGACCTGCTCTATGTGCTGCGCCGGCCCGGCACGGCCCAGGTGCTGCTGCTGTCCTGGAACACCGTGCGCCGCGAGGCGGCGGCCCCGCTGCACGGCGCGGGCTACACCCTGCTGCCGGACGGGACGCTGGTCCTGCTCAAGCCGGACCGCGAACCGGTCCGCGGCCATGAGGTGCAGCTGTGGCACAGCCCCTTCGCCTCGGCCGATGCCGCAGTTTCGCAGCAGGTCGGCGAGGACCCGCTGGAGCGGATCGGCAACGCCGACCTGGTACGCGGCATCGCCGACTGCCTGGACGTGGTCCGCAGTGCCTCCGGCGCCGACCTGGTGGACGCCGCGCTGATCCTGGACGCCTGCGCCAAGGCCGCCGACCGGCACTACTGGCTGGGCGGCGCCGGGCTGCTGGAACCCCTCGCCGAACTGCGCGACGCCGCCGAACAGGTCGGCGCCGAGCAGGCCCGCATCGGCGCCCTGGCGGCCAGGGCCGCCGAGGCCGTCGCCGCGGCGCGGGAGGAGGCAGCCGCCCTGGTCCGCCGCTCCCACGGCGAGCCCCCCACCGACGCCGACGGCTGGACGGAGCTGCTCGGCGACCTGCGCCGGGCCCAGGGCCGGACCCGCTCCTGCCGCGACCTGCCGCAGCTCGACCTGCCCGCGCTGGAGGCCGTCGAGGCCTCGCTGGCCGCCGAACTGGAGTCGGCGACCGAACGCGCCTTCGGCTACTTCGCCGGGCCGGACGCCTTCGTCGCCCCGCTCGCCGCCGCCCGCGAGGCCGCGGAGAGCGCCGCGGGACTGGCCACCGCCGCCGAGGCGGGACGGCTCGCGGACCGGCTGGCCGAGCAGGCCGAGGCCCTGGCCACCGTCACCGACCTGGTCACCGGCGCGGTGACGGCCGACCCGGGCGCGGGCACCGCCGTGCTGCTGGCCATCGGTGAGGTGCTGGCCGCCGTCAACCGGGCCCGGGCGATCCTGGACAGCCGCCGCCGCTCGCTGCTGGAGACCGAGCACCGCTCCGCCCACGCCGCCGAGTCCGCGCTGCTGGCCCAGGCCACCACGGCGGCCCTGGCCGCCGCCGACTCCCCCGCGGCCGCCGACGACCAGCTGGCCAGGCTGCTGCTGCGGCTGGACGGCCTGGAGGCCCGCTTCGCCGAGGCCGAGGACCTGGCCGCCGAGCTCGCCGACCGCCGGGAGTCGATCCAGCAGGCCTTCGCCGCCCGCCGGCAGACCCTGCTGGACCAGGCCGCCGCCCGCGCCGCCCGGCTCGCTGCCTCCGCCACCCGATCCCTTGAGGCGCTGCGCCGCCGGCTGGCCGGACTGGGCACCGCCGAGTCCATCCATGCCGCCCTGGCCGCCGACCCGATGGCACTGCGGGTCCGCAGCGCCGCCGCCGAACTGCGCTCCCTCGACGACCGGGTCCGCGCCCAGGAGTTGGAGGACGGACTCACCGGCGCGGGCCAGACCGCGGTGCGCACCCTACGCGACCGGGCCGACCTCTCGGCCGACGGCGGGGCCACGGTCCGGCTGGGCCGGCACCGCTTCGCGGTCCGCCGCGAACCCGTCGAGCTGACCCTGCTCCCGGACGGCGACGGCCTCGCCTTCTCGGTCACCGGCACCGGCTACCGTCGCGAGGCGCACGACCCGGGGCTGCTGGCGGGCCGAGAGTTCTGGACCCAGCCGCTGGTCAGCGAGTCACCGGTGCTCTACCGCTCCGAGTACCTGGCAACAGGGCTGCTGGACACGGCAACTGACGAATCGTTGGAGCAGCAGGTGCGCCGGGCCGCCGAGGCGGCTTACGACGAGGGCTACGAGCGCGGCGTCCACGACCAGGACGCGACGCTGATCCTCGGCGCGCTGCTGCGACTCCGCGCCGGAGCCGGACTGCTGCAGCACCCCGCCGAGGTCCGCGCCGCCGCCCAGCTCTTCTGGGCCCACGGCGCGGACGAGGCCCAGCGCCGCGGCTGGCAGCGCCGGGCCCGCTCGCTGGCCCTGGCCCGCTCCACCTTCGGCCCGGCTGCGGCACTGGCCGACCTGGCCGCCGAACTGTCCGACGCCGTCGCCCGGTTCGGCTCGGCCAACGGGCTCCCGCAGACCCCGCCGGCCGGTGACTACCTGCTGGAGGAACTCGCCGACCCGACCGAGGGCTTCGCCGCCGGCGCCGACGCGCGCACCCTGCTGGACGCCTTCGAGGAGACCCCCGGCGGCCCACTGCTCGCCGCCGACCTGCGGGAACTCGCCGACGACCTCCCCTCCCGGCACCAGCTGGCCACCGCCTGGCTGGGCGCCTTCGCCCCGGACGCCATCGCTCTGCCCGAGGCCGTCTCCCAGCTCTGCGCCCCGGAGCTGCCCCGCTACCCCGTGGACGCGCCGCTGAGCGAGACCGTCGAGGGCCTGCTCGGCAGCCACCCGCGGATCCAGGACGGCCGGCTCACCGTCCGCATCGACCAACTCCCCTACCACGCCGCTCGGTTCAGGACCGAGCGGGTCAGTGCGTTCCGCGCCTTCCAGCGACAGCGTGCGGACGCACTGGCCACCGAACGGGCCCGGCTGCGCCTGGACGACTACCGCCCGCGCCCGCTGGCCGGCTTCGTCCGCAACCAGCTCATCGACGAGGTCTACCTCCCGCTGATCGGCGACAACCTGGCCAAGCAGCTGGGCTCGCTCGACTCCGCGTCCGCCGACCGCAGCGGCCTGCTGCTGCTCCTCTCCCCGCCCGGTTACGGCAAGTCCACGCTGCTGGAGTACGTAGCCGACCGCCTCGGGCTGCTGATGGTGCGCGTCGACGGCCCGGCCCTCGGCGCCGGCACCACCTCGCTCGACCCCGACCGCGCACCCGACGCCGCCGCCCGGCGCGAGGTCGAGAAGATCGTCTTCGCCCTGGAGGCGGGCAGCAATGTGCTGCTGCACCTGGACGACATCCAGCATGTCTCGTCCGACCTGCTGCAGAAGTTCATCCCGCTCTGCGACGCCCAGCGTCGGATCGAGGCGGTCAGCGACGGCCGGGCCCGCAGCTTCGACCTGCGCGGACGCCGCTTCGCGGTCTCGCTGGCCGGCAACCCCTACACCTCGTCCGGGCAGCGTTTCCGGATCCCCGACATGCTCGCCAACCGCGCCGACGTCTGGAACCTCGGCGAGGTGCTGACGGGTCGTGAGGAGCTGTTCGCCCAGAGCTTCCTGGAGAACGCGCTGGCCGCCAACCCGGTGCTGGCGCCGTTGGCCGGAAGCCCCGCGGCGGAGCTCCGACTGCTCGTCAGGATGGCCTCCGGCGACCCCTCGGCCCAGGCCGACCAGCTCGCCCGTCCGGTCCAGGACCTGGACCGGGTGCTCGCCGTGCTGGCCCGGATGCGCCGGGTGCAGCAGACCGTGCTGGACGTCAACCGCGCCTACATCGCCTCGGCCGGCCAGGAGGAGGCCGCGCGCACCGAGCCGCCGTTCCTGCTGCAGGGCAGCTACCGGACCATGGCCGCGCTGGCCGCCCGGATCGACCCGGTACTCAACGACGCCGAACTGGAGGCCCTGGTCGACGACCACTACCTGGCCGAGGCGCAGACCCTCGGCAGCGCCGCCGAGGCCAACCTGATCAGGCTGGCGCTGCTGCGCGGCCGGGCCGGCGCCGAACAGACCGCCCGCTGGCGCCAGCTCTGCGCCGAGTACAAGCCCGCCGACGACAAGCCCGCCGACTACGCCCCCGCCTGGTCCGGCCACCCCAACAACCGGGCCCCGAAGGCCGCCGTCTCCAGGGTGTAG
- a CDS encoding helix-turn-helix domain-containing protein: protein MATAVTAAQDPGEWAGLLEDVARTGRRLRREELERLRSYGDRAAQEGRGLAELVDERLVETGAVWAGRTVDGPSLAALRAAVAALATGHGRAYRERLQRDESGRREFVADLLSSRSDLGRLAEHAERFGLNLACAHVVAVADGDGYDLEDPLVRGVERQLLGRFGEQDVLLAVKHGRLVCIVPGGPGEAAALQAFAALTEGRRVVVGRPHSGPGGVVRSYEEARGALEQANRLRLPGQLLRAADLLILPVLLRDRDALEELIHGVLEPLVGARGGPGPLLETLAAYADSRYVAAEAARRLGLSVRALSYRLERIARLTGLDPDDALQRYTLETAAFGARLLGWPDQAGA from the coding sequence ATGGCCACTGCTGTCACGGCGGCACAGGATCCGGGTGAGTGGGCCGGACTGCTGGAGGATGTCGCCAGGACCGGACGGCGGCTGCGCCGGGAGGAGCTGGAGCGGCTGCGCTCCTACGGCGACCGCGCGGCCCAGGAGGGCCGGGGGCTCGCCGAGCTGGTGGACGAGCGGCTCGTGGAGACCGGCGCGGTGTGGGCCGGTCGGACCGTGGACGGCCCGTCGCTGGCCGCGCTGCGGGCCGCGGTCGCGGCGCTGGCCACCGGGCACGGGCGGGCCTACCGGGAGCGGCTGCAGCGCGACGAGTCGGGCCGCCGGGAGTTCGTCGCCGACCTGCTGAGCAGCCGCAGCGACCTGGGCCGGCTGGCCGAACACGCCGAGCGCTTCGGCCTCAACCTGGCCTGCGCCCATGTCGTGGCGGTCGCCGACGGCGACGGCTACGACCTGGAGGACCCGCTGGTGCGGGGGGTGGAGCGGCAGTTGCTGGGCCGCTTCGGCGAGCAGGACGTGCTGCTGGCGGTGAAGCACGGGCGGCTGGTCTGCATCGTGCCCGGCGGCCCGGGCGAGGCCGCGGCGCTGCAGGCGTTCGCCGCGCTGACCGAGGGCCGGCGGGTGGTGGTGGGCCGGCCGCACAGCGGCCCCGGCGGGGTGGTGCGCTCCTACGAGGAGGCGCGCGGCGCGCTGGAGCAGGCCAACCGGCTGCGGCTGCCGGGGCAGTTGCTGCGCGCCGCCGACCTGCTGATCCTGCCGGTGCTGCTGCGGGACCGAGACGCCCTGGAGGAGCTGATCCACGGGGTGCTGGAGCCCCTGGTCGGCGCGCGCGGCGGCCCGGGGCCACTGCTGGAGACGCTGGCCGCGTACGCCGACTCCCGCTATGTCGCGGCGGAGGCCGCCCGGCGGCTGGGGCTGAGCGTGCGGGCGCTGTCGTACCGGCTGGAGCGCATCGCCCGGCTCACCGGGCTGGACCCGGACGACGCACTGCAGCGCTACACCCTGGAGACGGCGGCCTTCGGGGCCCGGTTGTTGGGGTGGCCGGACCAGGCGGGGGCGTAG
- a CDS encoding thioredoxin domain-containing protein, with the protein MSSNNTKNSKNSSSKRTYAKTDARTRLSAEREREQRVAALRKKMLIGLSTVVVLAVGAGVAVVATSSGSSGGSSTALAVPANTTGTNGTVITYGKASAANTLDVYEDFRCPICDELEKADGSTILKLADNGTYKIQYHMATFLDSNLGGSGSANALAMAGAAVNESAAKFVQFHTVLYANQPAETTDAFADTNHLLDLARKVPGLVTPAFEQAVKNGTYKPWAQQVSNAFNNSGVTGTPTLKLNGKTITVFDNSTGKPISAAAYEALVTQTIAAK; encoded by the coding sequence ATGAGCAGCAACAACACCAAGAACAGCAAGAACAGCAGCAGCAAGCGGACCTATGCAAAGACCGACGCCCGCACCCGGCTGAGCGCCGAGCGGGAGCGCGAGCAGCGGGTGGCCGCGCTGCGCAAGAAGATGCTGATAGGTCTGTCGACCGTGGTCGTCCTCGCCGTCGGGGCCGGGGTCGCGGTCGTCGCCACCAGTTCGGGCTCCTCCGGGGGCAGCAGCACCGCGCTGGCCGTGCCCGCCAACACCACCGGGACCAACGGCACCGTGATCACCTACGGCAAGGCCAGCGCCGCCAACACCCTGGACGTGTACGAGGACTTCCGCTGCCCGATCTGCGACGAGCTGGAGAAGGCGGACGGCTCGACCATCCTCAAGCTCGCCGACAACGGCACCTACAAGATCCAGTACCACATGGCCACCTTCCTGGACAGCAACCTCGGCGGCTCGGGCTCGGCGAACGCGCTGGCCATGGCCGGGGCGGCGGTCAACGAGAGCGCGGCGAAGTTCGTCCAGTTCCACACTGTCCTCTACGCCAACCAGCCGGCGGAGACCACCGACGCCTTCGCCGACACCAACCACCTGCTCGACCTGGCCCGCAAGGTGCCGGGGCTGGTGACCCCGGCCTTCGAGCAGGCCGTGAAGAACGGCACCTACAAGCCCTGGGCGCAGCAGGTGAGCAACGCCTTCAACAACAGCGGCGTGACCGGCACCCCGACGCTCAAGCTCAACGGCAAGACGATCACCGTGTTCGACAACAGCACCGGCAAGCCGATCAGCGCCGCCGCGTACGAGGCCCTGGTGACGCAGACCATCGCGGCCAAGTAG
- a CDS encoding alpha-ketoglutarate-dependent dioxygenase AlkB, which yields MTVALQGSLFGEAEAPALLGLDGLRRTPLAHGAWVDLLPGWLTGADTLFEHLATTVPWRAEEREMYERVVGVPRLLAYYGDRAELPHPVLDRARAALSAHYAEELGEPFRSAGLCYYRDGRDSVAWHGDRIGRGRTEDTMVAIVSVGEPRALLLRPREGGDSLRLMPGHGDLLVMGGSCQRTWDHAVPKTARPVGPRISIQYRPRGVA from the coding sequence ATGACCGTCGCACTCCAGGGTTCCCTGTTCGGCGAGGCAGAGGCGCCCGCCCTGCTCGGGCTGGACGGGCTGCGGCGCACCCCGCTCGCGCACGGGGCCTGGGTCGACCTGCTCCCCGGCTGGCTGACCGGTGCGGACACGCTGTTCGAACACCTGGCGACGACCGTGCCCTGGCGGGCCGAGGAGCGCGAGATGTACGAGCGCGTGGTCGGCGTACCGCGGCTGCTGGCGTACTACGGGGACCGGGCCGAGCTGCCGCATCCGGTGCTGGACCGGGCCCGTGCCGCGCTGAGCGCCCACTACGCCGAGGAGTTGGGAGAGCCGTTCCGCAGCGCCGGGCTCTGCTACTACCGCGATGGCCGGGACAGCGTCGCCTGGCACGGCGACCGGATCGGCCGCGGGCGGACCGAGGACACCATGGTCGCGATCGTCTCCGTCGGCGAGCCCCGCGCCCTGCTGCTCCGGCCCAGGGAGGGCGGCGACTCGCTGCGGCTGATGCCGGGCCACGGTGATCTGCTGGTGATGGGCGGCTCCTGCCAGCGCACCTGGGACCACGCGGTGCCCAAGACGGCCAGGCCGGTCGGCCCCCGGATCAGCATCCAGTACCGGCCGCGCGGAGTGGCCTGA
- a CDS encoding helix-turn-helix domain-containing protein — translation MPAAVSAAVPAAEAAGGRAQPEHRHPREVPLQGALAALADPVRLTLVRELAASQDWERACGSFDVPVRKAALSHHFAVLREAGLIEQRDSGARRVNRLRRAEFDERFPGLLDLVLSEAGE, via the coding sequence ATGCCAGCAGCCGTTTCAGCCGCTGTGCCGGCCGCCGAAGCGGCCGGGGGCCGGGCCCAGCCGGAGCACCGGCATCCGCGCGAGGTGCCGCTGCAGGGTGCGCTCGCGGCCCTCGCCGATCCGGTCCGGCTCACCCTGGTACGGGAACTGGCGGCCAGCCAGGACTGGGAGCGGGCCTGCGGAAGCTTCGACGTCCCGGTGCGCAAGGCGGCGCTGAGCCACCACTTCGCGGTGCTGCGCGAGGCCGGCCTGATCGAGCAGCGCGACAGCGGCGCCCGCCGGGTGAACCGGCTGCGCCGCGCCGAGTTCGACGAGCGCTTCCCCGGCCTGCTGGACCTGGTCTTGAGCGAGGCCGGGGAGTAG
- a CDS encoding LysE/ArgO family amino acid transporter, with protein MDADIAAAAAGLGTGLSLIVAIGGQNAFVLRQGIRRQHVPAIVGICALSDAALIVLGVAGLGALVRSFPGVITGVTWIGATFLVGYGLLAVRRALRPGRLVGSAAPDATGGSLSSSVLSCLGFTWLNPHVYLDTVLLLGTVAAGYGSARWMFALGAAAGSMLWFSGLGFGARLLGPVFARPGAWRTLDLLIAATMLAMGAGLVLRR; from the coding sequence ATGGACGCAGACATCGCCGCCGCCGCGGCCGGGCTCGGAACCGGCCTCTCCCTGATCGTCGCCATCGGCGGGCAGAACGCCTTTGTGCTGCGCCAGGGCATCCGCCGACAGCACGTCCCGGCGATCGTGGGGATCTGCGCCCTCTCCGACGCGGCGCTGATCGTGCTGGGGGTGGCCGGTCTGGGCGCGCTGGTGCGGAGCTTTCCCGGGGTGATCACGGGGGTGACCTGGATCGGAGCGACGTTCCTGGTGGGCTACGGGCTACTGGCCGTCCGGCGGGCCCTGCGGCCGGGACGGCTGGTCGGGTCGGCGGCACCGGATGCCACCGGCGGGTCGCTCTCGTCCTCGGTGCTGAGCTGCCTCGGCTTCACCTGGCTCAACCCGCATGTCTACCTGGACACGGTGCTGCTGCTCGGCACCGTCGCGGCCGGCTATGGATCGGCACGCTGGATGTTCGCCCTGGGCGCCGCGGCCGGCAGCATGCTGTGGTTCAGCGGTCTCGGCTTCGGCGCCCGGCTGCTCGGCCCGGTGTTCGCCCGGCCGGGCGCCTGGCGGACCCTGGACCTGCTGATCGCCGCGACCATGCTGGCGATGGGCGCCGGGCTGGTGCTGCGCCGCTAA
- a CDS encoding SPFH domain-containing protein, which yields MSAVTIGIGVLIAVLLLIGLGTLLLFGRLFRKVVQGEALIVNKPKNVDVTFTGALVLPMVHRAEVMDISVKTIEIVRSGREGMICQDNIRADIRITFFVRVNKTKEDVVKVAQAIGTDRASHQETLQTLFAAKFAEALRTVGKQLDFIDLYTKREEFRDRIIAAIGTDLNGYHLEDAAIDHLEQTPMVQLDPANILDAQGIRKITELTALEHIRTNDFQRNEQMEITRQDVDAREAVLELERRRSEAEIRQRKGIETLRAQEEAATLQVQEEERLKSHSALLRTEELLGVQRENQQREIAVAEKNRERVIAVETERIEKDRLLEVVNREREVELSRAEMERQVEVERRGVAEVVRERVAVDRTVAEQEEEIKRVRLVQEAERTRQAVIITAEGEAQEQLVKDIKAAEAAEQTAQFSAREQLVLAEARQQTAELDASAAIRLAEGERARVGAAGLAQAEVSERQAMADAAGIRAKMEAEAEGLQQKAVGIEKAGLAEAAVAESKAMADAVGIRERLLGEAAGLKEKAAAMAALDEVSRAHEEFRLRLAADKEVRLAGLEVQRKVAEAQASVLAAGLTSADIDIVGGDSMFFEKLIGAVSFGRGIDAAVDNSDVIKALGAEWLNGEKSFSKDATEVLSSLAAGGPWNLAMLLKLLGTGTDGAVPAQIVNGTTK from the coding sequence ATGTCTGCTGTCACGATCGGAATCGGCGTGCTCATCGCCGTCCTCCTGCTCATCGGCCTGGGCACGCTGCTGCTCTTCGGCCGGCTGTTCCGCAAGGTGGTCCAGGGCGAGGCCCTGATCGTCAACAAGCCCAAGAACGTCGACGTCACCTTCACCGGCGCCCTGGTGCTGCCGATGGTGCACCGCGCCGAGGTGATGGACATCTCGGTGAAGACCATCGAGATCGTCCGCTCCGGCCGCGAGGGGATGATCTGCCAGGACAACATCCGCGCGGACATCCGGATCACCTTCTTCGTCCGGGTCAACAAGACCAAGGAGGACGTGGTCAAGGTCGCCCAGGCCATCGGCACCGACCGGGCCAGCCACCAGGAGACTCTGCAGACGCTGTTCGCCGCCAAGTTCGCCGAGGCGCTGCGCACCGTCGGCAAGCAGCTGGACTTCATCGACCTCTACACCAAGCGCGAGGAGTTCCGGGACCGGATCATCGCCGCCATCGGCACCGACCTCAACGGCTACCACCTCGAGGACGCGGCGATCGACCACCTCGAACAGACCCCGATGGTGCAGCTCGACCCGGCCAACATCCTGGACGCCCAGGGCATCCGCAAGATCACCGAACTGACCGCGCTGGAGCACATCCGCACCAACGACTTCCAGCGCAACGAGCAGATGGAGATCACCCGCCAGGACGTCGACGCCCGCGAGGCCGTGCTGGAGCTGGAACGCCGCCGGTCCGAGGCCGAGATCCGGCAGCGCAAGGGCATCGAGACACTGCGTGCCCAGGAGGAGGCGGCCACCCTGCAGGTGCAGGAGGAGGAGCGGCTGAAGTCGCACAGCGCCCTGCTGCGCACCGAGGAGCTGCTGGGCGTCCAGCGGGAGAACCAGCAGCGGGAGATCGCCGTCGCCGAGAAGAACCGCGAGCGGGTCATCGCCGTGGAGACCGAGCGGATCGAGAAGGACCGGCTGCTGGAGGTCGTCAACCGGGAACGCGAGGTCGAGCTCTCCCGCGCGGAGATGGAGCGCCAGGTCGAGGTGGAGCGCCGGGGCGTCGCCGAGGTGGTGCGCGAGCGCGTCGCGGTGGACCGCACCGTCGCCGAGCAGGAGGAGGAGATCAAGCGGGTCCGGCTGGTCCAGGAGGCCGAGCGCACCCGTCAGGCCGTGATCATCACCGCCGAGGGCGAGGCCCAGGAGCAGCTGGTCAAGGACATCAAGGCGGCCGAGGCCGCCGAGCAGACCGCACAGTTCAGCGCCAGGGAGCAGCTGGTCCTGGCCGAGGCCCGGCAGCAGACCGCGGAGCTGGACGCCAGCGCGGCGATCCGGCTGGCCGAGGGCGAGCGGGCCAGGGTCGGCGCGGCCGGGCTGGCCCAGGCCGAGGTGTCGGAGCGTCAGGCGATGGCGGACGCGGCGGGCATCAGGGCGAAGATGGAGGCCGAGGCCGAGGGCCTGCAGCAGAAGGCCGTCGGCATCGAGAAGGCCGGTCTGGCCGAGGCCGCGGTCGCGGAGAGCAAGGCGATGGCGGACGCCGTCGGCATCCGGGAGCGGCTGCTGGGCGAAGCGGCCGGCCTCAAGGAGAAGGCGGCGGCGATGGCCGCGCTGGACGAGGTGTCCCGGGCGCACGAGGAGTTCCGGCTGCGGCTGGCCGCGGACAAGGAGGTCAGGCTCGCCGGTCTGGAGGTGCAGCGCAAGGTCGCCGAGGCCCAGGCCTCGGTCCTGGCGGCCGGTCTGACCAGCGCGGACATCGACATCGTCGGCGGCGACAGCATGTTCTTCGAGAAGCTGATCGGCGCGGTGTCCTTCGGCAGGGGCATCGACGCGGCGGTGGACAACTCCGACGTCATCAAGGCACTCGGTGCCGAATGGCTGAACGGCGAGAAGAGCTTCAGCAAGGACGCCACCGAGGTGCTCAGCTCGCTGGCGGCCGGCGGTCCCTGGAACCTGGCGATGCTGCTGAAGCTGCTGGGAACGGGGACTGACGGAGCGGTACCCGCTCAGATCGTCAACGGCACCACCAAGTAA